A genomic region of Mesobacillus jeotgali contains the following coding sequences:
- a CDS encoding protein-tyrosine phosphatase family protein — MNGYQELIPKRIYIGGADAIPELLEKEKIDVVYDLRAENTEGDYDYNRKHQPIVDNAENQDESVKQAIDEVINAYESGKNVYFHCSGGKNRTGTVAIGTLLKLGEANSVEEAEAKAKGIRKVINVNPEMKAALGRLFPNA, encoded by the coding sequence ATGAACGGATACCAGGAATTAATCCCAAAACGAATTTACATTGGCGGGGCAGATGCCATTCCAGAATTGCTGGAAAAGGAAAAAATCGATGTTGTGTACGATTTACGTGCGGAAAATACAGAAGGCGATTATGATTATAATCGAAAGCACCAGCCAATCGTCGACAATGCCGAGAACCAGGACGAGTCTGTGAAGCAGGCCATTGACGAGGTCATCAACGCATACGAATCTGGAAAGAATGTTTATTTCCACTGCTCAGGCGGAAAAAATAGGACAGGTACTGTAGCGATTGGAACATTGCTGAAGCTTGGAGAAGCGAACAGCGTTGAAGAAGCTGAAGCAAAGGCTAAGGGGATTCGCAAAGTCATTAACGTGAATCCAGAAATGAAGGCAGCGCTGGGAAGATTGTTCCCAAACGCGTAA
- a CDS encoding MerR family transcriptional regulator, translating to MYKVSEFSKMTGLSKETLRYYAEIKLLEPVFIDPNNKYRYYDNGSYLVARLLVHLRRFNFTIQEMLTVVNDESFENLEQILWKKRQGLVDQVQELEKLIEEMDDFFEFGMEDTEDD from the coding sequence ATGTACAAGGTAAGCGAATTTTCCAAAATGACGGGACTTAGCAAGGAGACATTGCGCTATTATGCGGAAATCAAACTGCTCGAGCCAGTATTTATCGATCCGAATAACAAGTACCGCTATTATGACAATGGTTCCTATTTGGTAGCAAGATTATTGGTGCATCTGAGGCGCTTCAATTTTACCATCCAGGAAATGCTGACCGTCGTGAACGATGAATCGTTTGAAAATCTGGAACAAATATTATGGAAAAAGCGACAGGGCCTTGTCGATCAGGTGCAGGAGCTGGAAAAACTCATTGAAGAAATGGATGATTTCTTCGAATTTGGGATGGAGGACACAGAAGATGATTAA
- a CDS encoding metallophosphoesterase family protein, whose protein sequence is MKNILKKLIIGSMLISILPVASVANGSLLNAAGTQDGGIGNSSNYLESVPNIAIDPKVNEIIYPLFATPAIKQKGQNLTVKIDSKGAVAGSWNVKLKQTNHSELTTEYTLPVQKAVESDSYWKKSDTIYDVTVKIPDSVPEKLYDLEISFTGNGKRVTDEQPHSVKVVDQYKKDFTFLHLTDTHVGSPRNLGDPDDPAGVDPAIAKEAGMWDPDEGKRWLYLQKAIKEVNLSNPDFVVVTGDMMYGQMNPQEYIYEYEETYRVLQKLNVPVYIVPGNHDYYAQDATLADGAKYWEQYFGPQYFSFDYGSYAHYIGYNSFDWHKFDRSGNGTVSVPTWGGQIREEQLNWIKEDLAANAKTAHPGQFKGLFSHHNPLWRDREIWPQSDPEVQKYWEQYDAKHNPRSLTTLLLGEKLGIKYDQQWHGENAQELTDVMKQYNVDLSLHGHTHIDDVTEKDGILYTTTTAIELTGKPWVGFRNFKVKNGEVTSYKYDDQGHSIPVYQNGDTKSGVMSFDTSYNVPNDGQASSQEATVTNRLEKSITVTVPFYMTAGNYQVSAGTVKQNYSDGEKQYLEVELTVSANSEETIKIVR, encoded by the coding sequence GTGAAAAACATTTTGAAAAAATTGATCATCGGTTCTATGCTGATCTCCATTTTGCCTGTAGCATCTGTTGCGAATGGCAGCTTACTGAATGCTGCAGGCACCCAGGATGGCGGCATAGGAAACAGCAGTAATTATTTAGAATCCGTACCAAACATCGCAATTGATCCAAAAGTAAACGAAATCATTTACCCTCTTTTTGCCACACCGGCAATCAAGCAGAAAGGCCAAAATTTGACTGTGAAAATAGACAGCAAAGGCGCAGTTGCAGGTAGCTGGAATGTAAAATTAAAGCAAACCAATCATTCTGAATTAACAACTGAGTACACTCTTCCAGTCCAAAAGGCTGTCGAAAGTGATTCATATTGGAAAAAGAGCGATACCATCTATGATGTGACCGTAAAAATCCCTGATAGTGTCCCGGAAAAATTGTACGATCTGGAAATTTCTTTTACAGGGAACGGCAAGCGTGTAACAGATGAGCAGCCCCACTCCGTTAAAGTCGTTGATCAGTACAAGAAGGATTTCACGTTTTTACATTTGACAGATACCCATGTCGGTTCACCGCGTAATCTTGGTGATCCCGACGATCCTGCTGGAGTCGATCCAGCCATAGCCAAGGAAGCTGGAATGTGGGATCCGGATGAGGGTAAGCGCTGGCTTTATCTTCAAAAGGCGATCAAAGAAGTGAATCTCTCAAATCCAGATTTTGTAGTCGTGACTGGCGACATGATGTATGGACAGATGAATCCGCAGGAATATATTTATGAATACGAAGAGACTTATCGTGTGCTGCAAAAACTGAATGTTCCTGTTTATATCGTTCCTGGCAATCATGACTATTACGCCCAGGATGCAACACTGGCTGATGGTGCGAAATACTGGGAACAATATTTTGGACCCCAATATTTCTCATTTGATTATGGCTCGTATGCCCACTATATTGGCTATAACTCGTTTGACTGGCATAAATTTGATCGAAGCGGCAATGGTACCGTATCCGTTCCGACATGGGGCGGGCAAATAAGGGAAGAACAACTGAACTGGATAAAAGAAGACCTGGCTGCCAATGCCAAGACAGCCCATCCTGGTCAGTTTAAAGGACTGTTCTCACATCATAACCCGTTATGGCGAGACAGGGAAATCTGGCCGCAGAGCGATCCCGAGGTCCAAAAATACTGGGAGCAGTATGATGCCAAGCATAATCCGCGCTCATTGACGACATTATTACTAGGAGAAAAACTTGGTATTAAGTATGACCAGCAATGGCATGGTGAAAATGCCCAGGAACTGACTGATGTTATGAAGCAATATAATGTGGACCTCAGTCTGCATGGACACACGCATATTGACGACGTCACGGAGAAGGACGGAATCCTTTATACAACGACAACTGCGATTGAACTGACTGGCAAGCCGTGGGTAGGATTCAGGAATTTTAAGGTGAAGAACGGCGAAGTAACGTCCTATAAATATGATGACCAGGGCCACTCGATCCCAGTCTATCAGAATGGCGATACGAAGAGCGGAGTCATGTCATTCGATACCAGCTATAATGTACCTAATGATGGACAAGCCTCCAGTCAGGAAGCAACCGTGACAAACAGACTGGAAAAATCGATTACCGTAACTGTCCCATTTTACATGACTGCTGGAAATTATCAGGTATCCGCAGGAACTGTAAAACAAAATTACAGTGATGGAGAAAAGCAATATCTCGAAGTAGAATTGACTGTTTCCGCGAACAGCGAGGAAACGATAAAAATAGTTAGATAG
- a CDS encoding Lrp/AsnC family transcriptional regulator, giving the protein MDQIDQNILYILQEDGRVSMTELGKRVGLSVPAVKERVKRLEENGTILGYRAILNPKKVNKNVLAFILFDSKRCKEFREFCIQHPMVVECHRLAGQYSYLVKVLADSVENLEGFIDESMVYGHPSTLINLSSPVEFKHIT; this is encoded by the coding sequence ATGGATCAAATTGATCAAAATATCCTTTATATCCTGCAGGAGGATGGCAGGGTTTCAATGACTGAGCTGGGGAAACGAGTTGGATTGTCTGTGCCGGCTGTGAAGGAGCGTGTAAAACGACTGGAGGAAAACGGTACGATCCTGGGATATCGGGCTATACTCAATCCTAAAAAAGTGAATAAGAATGTGTTGGCTTTTATCCTGTTTGATTCTAAACGTTGCAAGGAGTTCCGGGAGTTTTGCATCCAGCATCCCATGGTTGTTGAATGCCACCGGTTAGCAGGTCAATATAGCTATTTAGTGAAGGTTCTCGCAGATTCGGTGGAAAACCTTGAAGGTTTTATTGATGAATCGATGGTGTACGGTCATCCTTCAACTTTGATTAATCTGTCTTCCCCGGTTGAGTTTAAACATATTACATAA
- a CDS encoding cysteine hydrolase family protein, with protein MKLSKNDPLIVIDVQKAFFNPAWGNRNNPNAEENIDRLIRHWREMGRPIIFVQHISENKSSFFFSDKKEDIEFMDFIQPLEEEIVITKSVNSAFIGTDLHQILVDMNSEHIVITGLTTNHCVETTTRMAGNYGFNPILITDATATFDRKGINGEAYEAELIHAMTMANLNGEFAVIMDTESLLNEDILVK; from the coding sequence ATGAAGTTATCGAAAAATGATCCGCTGATTGTTATTGATGTACAGAAGGCATTTTTTAACCCGGCCTGGGGGAACAGGAACAATCCAAATGCGGAAGAAAACATTGATAGACTGATACGGCATTGGCGGGAAATGGGGCGGCCGATTATCTTCGTGCAGCATATCTCAGAAAATAAAAGTTCCTTCTTTTTTAGTGATAAGAAAGAGGACATTGAGTTCATGGACTTTATCCAGCCGCTGGAGGAGGAAATTGTAATCACGAAATCTGTGAACAGTGCTTTCATCGGGACAGATTTGCATCAAATCCTCGTGGATATGAATAGTGAGCATATTGTCATTACGGGATTGACGACGAACCATTGTGTTGAAACGACAACACGCATGGCTGGCAATTACGGGTTTAATCCAATCCTCATTACCGATGCAACAGCAACATTTGACCGGAAAGGGATTAATGGAGAAGCCTACGAAGCAGAATTGATCCATGCAATGACGATGGCAAACCTGAACGGGGAGTTTGCGGTGATAATGGATACGGAATCTCTTTTAAACGAAGATATTCTTGTAAAATGA
- a CDS encoding ASCH domain-containing protein, translated as MTDQNNALPPKTCEIERLVTMEDDVNKVLEGKKTATRRNGRYADVGEIMELKGKKFVVDNVYSQSLGELTDADAQREGFENVEEYKQSILSYHPGMPWLPQMRVWVHEFSPVAE; from the coding sequence ATGACTGATCAAAACAATGCGTTACCGCCAAAAACATGTGAAATCGAGCGTCTTGTCACAATGGAAGACGACGTCAATAAGGTATTGGAAGGCAAAAAAACAGCGACTCGCCGTAACGGCCGCTATGCTGATGTAGGCGAAATCATGGAGTTAAAAGGCAAGAAATTCGTTGTGGACAATGTCTACTCACAATCGCTTGGTGAATTGACAGATGCTGATGCACAGCGCGAAGGCTTTGAAAATGTCGAGGAGTACAAGCAGTCGATCCTGTCTTACCACCCGGGAATGCCATGGCTGCCTCAAATGCGCGTTTGGGTACACGAATTCAGCCCTGTCGCAGAATAA
- a CDS encoding sigma-70 family RNA polymerase sigma factor, with protein MNDGRRNELDNLYRRYTKPLYYFLLKLSGSHQLAEDLVQETFVRATISLSFYQNEDVRAWLFKVARNAYLDEWRRRQRRKWVPFADYLFSKDEMASPYGLPEDEAIQSEISDDLQQLMTYLPEQYRSILYLREVEMFSYQEIEEALELTGSQVKVTLHRARKKLAQIAEKQGWKDDEHGMD; from the coding sequence ATGAATGACGGCAGAAGGAATGAACTCGACAATTTATATAGAAGGTACACGAAGCCCCTGTATTATTTTTTGCTAAAGCTTTCAGGGTCGCATCAGTTGGCCGAGGATTTGGTGCAGGAAACATTTGTCCGTGCGACGATTTCGCTTTCGTTTTATCAAAATGAAGATGTAAGGGCCTGGCTTTTCAAGGTGGCCCGAAATGCCTATCTGGATGAATGGCGGCGGCGCCAGCGCAGGAAATGGGTTCCGTTTGCAGATTATTTGTTTTCGAAGGATGAAATGGCGAGTCCATATGGGCTTCCAGAGGACGAAGCCATCCAGTCGGAGATATCTGATGACCTGCAGCAGCTGATGACCTATTTGCCGGAGCAGTACCGGTCAATCTTGTATTTGCGAGAGGTTGAGATGTTCAGCTATCAGGAAATAGAGGAAGCTCTCGAGCTGACGGGGAGCCAGGTTAAGGTCACACTTCACCGGGCGCGGAAAAAGCTGGCGCAAATTGCGGAAAAACAAGGATGGAAGGACGATGAACATGGAATGGACTAA
- a CDS encoding anti-sigma factor: protein MNMEWTKDKEKKILLKYRFALTIKVIRVIAATLFLFWLYMLVVTISYDALGLGKKHLFYSKLAMDWTEPNVQEDFGGHDSTEITPFLTQKMSYPVYKMIGKEPELVGTKKLIKGIFPKNDTEYLKPKTEREHNFYLPEHPKTGNKLEANEKPGVWTKLDKVHEGTVAELSFSTKSYMTPEEMLEFLKQYDLDVLWMPLYTGEMKGFEPGSWSGGGNTLSVEPIGFTGGRDAHDGYNSTSKNLLYEERTDENKKRMLKQMKNLLENESTSYRENFLGLSYLEERYNYLMKEGFQVYGAVVTGPVKELLKLKENEQIQGANLGDMSYWNWTEE from the coding sequence ATGAACATGGAATGGACTAAGGATAAGGAAAAGAAAATTCTTTTAAAATATCGATTTGCATTGACGATAAAGGTAATCAGGGTCATCGCAGCTACGCTCTTTCTCTTTTGGCTTTATATGCTCGTAGTCACGATTAGTTATGATGCACTTGGTCTTGGTAAAAAACATCTTTTTTATAGCAAGCTGGCGATGGACTGGACAGAGCCAAATGTGCAGGAGGATTTTGGCGGCCATGATTCAACTGAAATCACCCCATTCCTCACTCAAAAAATGTCCTATCCGGTCTATAAAATGATTGGCAAGGAGCCGGAACTCGTGGGTACAAAAAAATTGATCAAAGGGATCTTTCCAAAGAATGATACGGAATACCTCAAGCCTAAAACCGAAAGAGAACATAATTTTTACCTGCCAGAACATCCGAAGACCGGAAACAAACTTGAAGCGAATGAGAAGCCTGGTGTGTGGACAAAGCTGGATAAGGTCCACGAAGGCACGGTTGCCGAGCTTTCCTTCTCGACGAAATCGTATATGACCCCTGAGGAAATGCTGGAGTTTTTGAAACAATACGACCTTGATGTTCTATGGATGCCGCTGTATACAGGAGAGATGAAGGGATTTGAACCTGGAAGCTGGAGTGGGGGCGGAAATACACTCTCGGTTGAACCGATTGGTTTTACAGGAGGTCGAGATGCGCATGATGGCTACAATTCAACAAGTAAGAATCTGCTCTACGAAGAACGAACTGATGAAAATAAGAAAAGAATGCTCAAGCAAATGAAAAACCTTCTCGAAAATGAATCAACCAGCTACCGGGAGAATTTCCTCGGCCTCAGCTACCTTGAGGAGCGATACAACTATCTTATGAAAGAAGGGTTCCAGGTCTACGGCGCCGTCGTGACTGGGCCGGTAAAAGAGTTGCTGAAGTTGAAAGAGAACGAGCAGATACAGGGAGCCAACCTGGGGGATATGTCTTACTGGAATTGGACTGAGGAGTAA
- a CDS encoding GGDEF domain-containing protein, with translation MGPEKIRTTPEAIAGEMVTMFNNFDTIDELKRRVYMWLLPIITIALVINSFLNNESLFDTVINTTLIVWFLISLVLVYLNRAIRIGEYVTLFLVSAYHVFSLFDVVYNDLAITGGSLGDFIVWIPLIIMFFFLVLGTKKGLYYSIFILMITLTIGVIYSGQMTPESIDSLTQFHAANIVYILVLFYAQNMFRAFTERDLLKKYAYLDSLTRVANRHQIDVWLEEKLEAAEEEGRAFSIIFFDIDHFKKVNDVFGHKIGDCVLKELSAIVSGNLTDGDVCGRWGGEEFILITNSTGGQAYEKAERFRKMVENHCFKGAGSLTASFGVTEYQSGDNIDSLLNRADEGLYVSKNSGRNKVSVK, from the coding sequence GTGGGTCCAGAAAAGATTAGGACTACACCTGAGGCGATCGCCGGGGAGATGGTGACGATGTTCAATAACTTTGATACGATCGATGAATTGAAACGTAGAGTATATATGTGGCTGCTCCCTATCATTACGATAGCCCTGGTCATCAATAGCTTCCTGAATAATGAGAGCCTTTTTGATACAGTCATCAATACCACACTGATTGTTTGGTTCTTGATCAGCCTGGTTTTAGTCTACTTAAACCGAGCTATTCGTATTGGCGAATATGTTACCTTGTTTTTAGTGAGCGCTTATCATGTCTTTTCTTTATTCGATGTTGTATATAATGATCTGGCAATAACAGGCGGATCACTTGGGGATTTTATCGTTTGGATTCCTTTGATCATCATGTTTTTCTTTTTGGTGTTAGGGACAAAAAAAGGGCTGTATTACTCGATCTTCATCCTCATGATTACACTTACTATTGGAGTAATTTACAGCGGCCAAATGACTCCAGAATCAATCGATTCCCTGACGCAATTTCATGCAGCGAACATCGTCTATATACTTGTCCTATTTTACGCGCAAAATATGTTCCGTGCTTTTACAGAAAGAGATTTGCTTAAGAAGTACGCCTATCTAGATTCCTTGACACGAGTGGCGAACAGGCACCAGATTGATGTCTGGCTCGAGGAGAAGCTCGAGGCTGCGGAAGAGGAAGGAAGGGCGTTTTCAATTATCTTTTTCGACATCGATCACTTTAAAAAGGTCAACGATGTGTTTGGCCATAAAATCGGTGACTGTGTCCTGAAGGAGCTGTCAGCGATTGTTTCTGGCAATCTAACTGACGGAGACGTGTGCGGCCGCTGGGGCGGAGAGGAATTCATCCTGATCACCAATAGTACCGGTGGACAAGCCTATGAAAAAGCCGAGCGTTTCCGCAAGATGGTCGAAAATCATTGCTTCAAAGGAGCTGGCAGTTTGACAGCGAGCTTCGGGGTCACTGAATACCAGAGCGGAGACAATATTGATTCCTTGCTGAACCGTGCTGATGAAGGATTGTACGTATCGAAAAATTCTGGCAGGAATAAAGTCAGTGTGAAATAA
- the sdaAB gene encoding L-serine ammonia-lyase, iron-sulfur-dependent subunit beta, translating into MKYRSAFDIIGPVMIGPSSSHTAGAARIGRIARTLFEKQPTKAVISLYGSFAKTYKGHGTDLALVAGILDFDTFDERIPNALKIAEESGLEVEFIAEDAVMEHPNTVKINLYDGQGKELEIVGISIGGGTVEITEINSFKLKLSGGNPAILVVHHDRFGLISAVTTVLSKHQINIGHMEVSRKDKGDTAVMVIEMDHKIENGVYAELTALDGVDQVIRLVD; encoded by the coding sequence ATGAAATATCGTTCTGCATTTGATATTATTGGTCCGGTGATGATCGGGCCGTCGAGTTCGCATACAGCAGGGGCCGCGCGGATTGGCCGCATAGCGCGCACATTATTCGAGAAGCAGCCGACAAAGGCCGTCATCTCCCTGTACGGCTCTTTTGCAAAAACATATAAAGGCCACGGAACAGATTTGGCACTTGTAGCAGGAATATTGGACTTTGATACATTTGATGAACGGATTCCCAATGCTTTGAAAATCGCAGAGGAATCAGGCCTTGAAGTTGAATTTATTGCCGAGGATGCTGTTATGGAGCATCCAAACACTGTAAAAATAAATTTATATGATGGGCAAGGCAAGGAGCTTGAAATCGTCGGAATTTCCATCGGGGGAGGAACGGTTGAGATTACAGAAATCAATTCGTTCAAGCTAAAGTTGTCCGGTGGCAATCCGGCAATTCTGGTCGTCCATCACGACAGATTCGGGCTGATTTCAGCCGTGACGACTGTTTTATCAAAGCATCAGATTAACATCGGCCATATGGAAGTCTCGCGAAAAGATAAGGGAGACACAGCAGTAATGGTCATTGAAATGGACCACAAAATCGAGAACGGCGTTTATGCCGAGTTAACTGCCCTTGATGGCGTTGACCAGGTCATCCGTCTCGTTGACTAA
- the sdaAA gene encoding L-serine ammonia-lyase, iron-sulfur-dependent, subunit alpha, whose amino-acid sequence MFRNVAELVELAEKNQVKIAEIMIRQEIEVSGRSREEIIAQMDNNLQVMERAVERGLGGVKSQTGLTGGDAVLLQKYIESGKSLAGNLLLDAVSKAVATNEVNAAMGIICATPTAGSAGVVPGTLFAVKEKLNPTRMEMIEYLFTTAAFGFVVANNASISGAAGGCQAEVGSAAGMAAAAIVEMAGGTPQQSSDAFAITLKNMLGLVCDPVAGLVEVPCVKRNAMGASNAITAADMALAGITSRIPCDEVIGAMYAIGQTMPSALRETAEGGLAATPTGKRLEEEIFGKPKSKLVDYLIK is encoded by the coding sequence ATGTTTCGTAATGTTGCGGAGCTTGTTGAATTAGCTGAAAAAAATCAGGTGAAAATCGCCGAGATTATGATTCGGCAGGAAATAGAAGTATCAGGTCGTTCCCGTGAAGAGATCATTGCCCAAATGGACAATAATTTACAAGTGATGGAACGTGCAGTGGAAAGAGGTTTGGGTGGTGTTAAATCCCAAACTGGTTTGACTGGCGGAGACGCAGTCTTGTTGCAAAAATACATCGAAAGCGGAAAATCCCTGGCTGGCAATCTATTATTGGATGCAGTCAGCAAGGCCGTTGCAACCAATGAAGTGAACGCGGCAATGGGCATCATCTGCGCGACACCGACCGCAGGATCAGCAGGCGTCGTGCCGGGAACGCTTTTTGCGGTAAAAGAAAAGCTCAACCCGACACGCATGGAAATGATCGAGTATCTGTTCACGACCGCTGCCTTCGGTTTCGTTGTAGCCAACAATGCCTCGATCTCCGGAGCTGCCGGCGGTTGCCAGGCAGAAGTAGGATCGGCTGCCGGAATGGCCGCAGCTGCGATCGTCGAAATGGCTGGCGGAACTCCGCAACAGTCATCAGATGCCTTCGCAATCACGCTGAAAAATATGCTTGGATTGGTCTGCGACCCTGTTGCAGGACTTGTCGAAGTTCCATGTGTAAAAAGAAACGCAATGGGTGCTTCTAACGCGATCACTGCTGCCGACATGGCACTTGCCGGCATAACAAGCCGGATCCCATGCGACGAAGTCATCGGTGCGATGTACGCGATCGGCCAGACAATGCCATCTGCATTAAGGGAAACAGCAGAAGGTGGACTCGCGGCAACACCAACAGGCAAGCGTTTAGAGGAAGAAATCTTTGGGAAGCCAAAGTCGAAGCTTGTGGATTATTTGATAAAATGA
- a CDS encoding PTS transporter subunit IIC, with protein sequence MKDYVMPRIFKASTGIAQGIFVTLGIGLLIKNIGTSFEIDSLVQIGTIAISLMAPAVGAGVALMLGANALVIFSAMIAAAVGAGALSITEAGVLIKAGEPIGALLTATIATFVGKRISGKTPLDMMVIPLGTILIAGFAGLWLSTVIAPILTTVGGVIKASTAGNPLLSSIILAMVWGLFLISPASSVALAMALDLSGIAGGAALAGCAAHFIGFSIISWKENQLGGILAQGMCTPKVQLPNITKNPYILVPTLIASAIVGPLSALVFKIEAGKEIAGMGLSSFVAPLQLLTTYDLGFILPAMLITYILVPAAISYGIYLMLKKFGKIKENDLRLPN encoded by the coding sequence ATGAAAGACTATGTCATGCCAAGAATATTTAAAGCTTCAACAGGAATCGCACAGGGGATTTTCGTCACATTGGGAATAGGACTTTTGATTAAAAATATTGGGACAAGCTTTGAAATTGATTCATTGGTACAAATTGGGACAATTGCGATCAGTTTGATGGCACCAGCTGTCGGTGCCGGAGTGGCTCTTATGCTGGGAGCCAATGCTCTCGTCATCTTTTCCGCGATGATTGCTGCTGCTGTGGGGGCTGGTGCTCTGTCAATCACTGAAGCTGGTGTTTTGATTAAAGCTGGTGAGCCAATCGGGGCATTGCTAACGGCAACAATTGCTACCTTTGTAGGGAAGAGAATCAGTGGAAAAACACCTCTGGATATGATGGTCATTCCGCTTGGAACGATATTAATAGCTGGTTTTGCCGGGCTTTGGCTATCGACTGTAATTGCACCAATTTTAACAACTGTCGGCGGAGTGATTAAAGCGTCTACTGCTGGAAATCCGCTTCTATCTTCTATTATTCTAGCGATGGTTTGGGGCTTGTTCCTTATTTCACCAGCTTCTTCAGTAGCACTGGCTATGGCGCTTGATTTAAGCGGAATTGCAGGCGGTGCGGCCTTGGCTGGCTGTGCAGCGCATTTTATCGGCTTCTCCATCATCTCTTGGAAAGAAAACCAGCTTGGCGGAATCCTTGCACAGGGTATGTGCACACCTAAGGTCCAATTGCCGAACATTACAAAAAACCCTTATATCCTAGTACCTACCTTGATTGCAAGTGCGATCGTCGGTCCTTTATCGGCTCTAGTCTTTAAAATTGAAGCTGGAAAAGAAATCGCGGGTATGGGGTTAAGTTCTTTCGTAGCACCATTGCAGCTTCTGACGACTTATGATCTTGGTTTCATTCTGCCGGCGATGCTAATCACGTACATCCTTGTACCAGCAGCCATCTCTTATGGTATATACCTCATGCTTAAGAAGTTCGGTAAAATTAAGGAAAATGATTTGAGATTGCCAAACTAA
- a CDS encoding L-lactate dehydrogenase, which translates to MQQHIRKVAIIGTGLVGSSAAYSILNQGICDELIMVDINKERAIGESLDLSHCIDFTNTRTKVHAGTYQDLGDVDIVVITAGPPPKPGQTRLDTLGIGAKIMEDMIPQIMASGFNGIFLIASNPVDIISYHVWKLSGLPRNRVIGTGTSLDSSRLKTYLSEILDVDPRSIYGYTMGEHGDSQFAAWSHISVGGKPLLEILDERKTQLGDIDLDQIVEDVKKVGFEILKRKGTTYYGIGNAIAFITKSIFNDDHRIIALSCVLDGEYGETELCTGVPAIITREGIKEVVELRLTEEEQRKFRNSTAVLRNYMSSIGYEEKLLATVQA; encoded by the coding sequence ATGCAACAGCATATTAGAAAAGTGGCGATTATCGGAACAGGATTGGTTGGATCAAGTGCAGCTTACTCCATCCTTAACCAGGGAATCTGTGACGAATTAATCATGGTTGATATAAATAAAGAAAGAGCAATCGGTGAATCATTGGATCTATCACATTGCATTGATTTTACAAATACAAGAACGAAAGTACATGCTGGAACTTACCAGGATTTGGGTGATGTTGACATCGTTGTCATCACGGCTGGCCCGCCGCCAAAGCCAGGACAGACTCGTCTCGATACACTGGGAATCGGTGCTAAAATCATGGAGGATATGATTCCGCAGATCATGGCAAGCGGTTTTAATGGCATCTTCCTGATTGCTTCAAACCCAGTCGATATCATCTCATACCATGTGTGGAAGTTGTCAGGATTGCCAAGAAACCGTGTAATTGGAACGGGTACTTCCCTTGATTCTTCAAGACTGAAAACCTATTTATCTGAAATTCTCGATGTTGACCCTCGCAGCATTTACGGTTACACAATGGGTGAGCACGGTGATTCGCAATTCGCTGCATGGTCTCATATCTCAGTCGGCGGCAAGCCTCTTTTAGAAATTTTAGACGAGCGAAAAACACAGCTTGGCGATATCGATTTAGATCAAATTGTTGAAGATGTTAAAAAGGTAGGCTTTGAAATCCTGAAGAGAAAAGGGACCACCTACTATGGCATCGGGAATGCGATTGCCTTCATAACGAAATCCATTTTCAACGATGACCATCGAATCATTGCCCTCTCTTGTGTATTAGATGGAGAATACGGTGAGACGGAACTTTGCACTGGCGTTCCAGCCATTATCACGAGGGAAGGAATTAAAGAGGTTGTTGAGCTTCGCTTAACAGAAGAGGAACAGCGTAAATTCAGGAATTCAACTGCTGTACTTCGAAACTACATGTCTAGCATCGGCTATGAAGAAAAGTTATTAGCAACTGTTCAAGCATAA